From a single Capsicum annuum cultivar UCD-10X-F1 chromosome 12, UCD10Xv1.1, whole genome shotgun sequence genomic region:
- the LOC107850945 gene encoding putative MO25-like protein At5g47540, translating to MKALFKTKPKTPVDVVRQTRELLMFVERVNDTREGKREEKMLELSKSIRELKIILYGNGESEPLAEACAQLTQEFFRENTLRLIINCLPNLNLETRKDATQVVANLQRQQVQSRLIACDYLEANIDLMDKLILGYENTDMALHYGAMLRECIRHQSVAKYVLESEHMKKFFDYIQLPNFDIAADAAATFKELLTRHKSTVAEFLSKNYDWFFTEYNSKLLESSNYITRRQAVKLLADMLLDRSNSAVMTRYVCSRDNLRILMNLLRESSKSIQIEAFHVFKLFAANHNKPPDIVSILVANRSKLLRLFADFKTEKEDEQFEADKAQVVKEIAALEPKENK from the exons ATGAAGGCACTGTTTAAGACTAAACCAAAGACTCCTGTTGATGTTGTTCGTCAGACTCGTGAGCTACTTATGTTTGTTGAACGGGTTAATGATACTCGTGAAGGGAAACGAGAAGAAAag ATGTTGGAGTTAAGCAAGTCAATCCGGGAATTAAAGATTATTCTTTATGGGAATGGTGAATCCGAACCTCTTGCTGAGGCTTGTGCTCAGTTGACCCAAGAATTCTTCAGAGAGAACACGCTTCGGCTGATAATTAATTGTCTCCCCAATTTGAATTTAGAG ACCCGCAAAGATGCTACTCAAGTTGTAGCAAATCTGCAGAGGCAGCAGGTTCAGTCACGGCTGATTGCTTGTGATTACTTGGAAGCAAACATTGACCTGATGGACAAATTAATATTAGG GTATGAGAATACAGATATGGCTTTGCATTATGGTGCAATGTTGAGGGAATGCATTCGCCACCAAAGTGTCGCAAA GTATGTCTTGGAGTCTGAGCATATGAAGAAGTTTTTCGATTATATTCAGCTGCCAAATTTTGACATTGCTGCTGATGCTGCTGCCACATTTAAG GAACTCTTGACAAGGCACAAATCAACAGTAGCTGAATTTCTTTCGAAGAATTATGACTGG TTTTTTACAGAGTATAACTCAAAGCTGCTCGAGTCTAGTAACTACATCACCAGAAGACAAGCTGTCAAG CTCTTGGCAGATATGTTATTGGACCGCTCAAATTCTGCCGTAATGACTCGTTATGTTTGTTCAAGAGACAATTTGAGGATTCTCATGAATCTGCTCAGG GAATCGAGCAAGAGTATCCAGATAGAAGCGTTTCATGTCTTCAAG CTATTTGCGGCAAACCACAACAAGCCTCCCGATATTGTTAGCATCCTTGTTGCAAACAGAAGCAAACTCCTTCGCCTCTTTGCCGATTTTAAGACTGAAAAAG AGGACGAACAGTTTGAGGCTGACAAAGCGCAAGTTGTCAAAGAAATCGCAGCCCTTGAACCGAAGGAAAACAAATAA